In Neoarius graeffei isolate fNeoGra1 chromosome 17, fNeoGra1.pri, whole genome shotgun sequence, a single window of DNA contains:
- the slc47a3 gene encoding multidrug and toxin extrusion protein 1, translating into MAERLHNAFLRRLRSFIPIEFKKEVKELSVMALPVFLTRINIYLMGVVSALYCGHLGTIYLDAVALATAIINVSAISIAYGLTSACATLVSQTFGSGNLKQVGVIAQRAFLILMLACFPCWAVLINTESLLIAIKQNPEVARLSQLYVKVYMVALPALFTYITEEAYLQNQGIIWPLVISGAVGSVTNALFNYIFLFPLNLGVVGSAAANVTAQYTMAIMLFVYIRYKGLHKDTWHGLSMDCLQDWGDFMWLGIPGILMLSAEWWVFELGAFLAGLINETELASQSVTFELANLALMFSLGFSVAGGVRVGNALGAGSPEQAKLSAKISIACAVCVSVCLAVIIGSSKDDISYIFSNDQQVRERVSRIMVLYAPFSLLDATAAAAGSIIRGLGKQVIGAAGSLVGYYGIGVTIGVSLMFAAKLGIFGFWTGLLTCVFLQSVFFIVFLIKVNWVKAAEEAQIRAGIQMYSTNNDALQQAENVEMNVLGLHTDTETLAENLPNSTARNALPLGVLVFRRGLTLLVMFIILAAGIALSVIVKR; encoded by the exons ATGGCTGAACGTTTGCACAACGCTTTCCTTAGACGTCTCCGCAGTTTCATACCTATCGAGTTCAAAAAGGAAGTGAAGGAGCTGTCAGTTATGGCTTTGCCTGTG TTTTTAACCAGGATTAATATCTACTTGATGGGTGTTGTCAGCGCTTTATATTGTGGACATCTCGGGACAATATACCTGGACGCCGTGGCGCTAGCTACAGCT ATCATCAATGTCTCGGCTATCTCCATAGCCTATGGTTTGACCTCAGCCTGTGCCACATTAGTAtctcaa ACTTTTGGGAGTGGGAACCTTAAGCAAGTTGGGGTGATTGCACAGAGGGCGTTTCTCATATTGATGTTGGCCTGCTTCCCTTGCTGGGCCGTTTTAATCAACACAGAGTCATTACTCATTGCTATTAAACAGAACCCTGAGGTTGCCAG ACTATCTCAGTTATATGTGAAAGTTTACATGGTTGCTCTTCCA gCATTATTTACATACATAACTGAGGAAGCATACCTGCAAAATCAG GGAATTATCTGGCCATTGGTGATCTCTGGAGCTGTTGGCAGTGTGACCAATGCCTTGTTCAACTACATTTTCCTTTTTCCTTTGAATCTTGGCGTTGT TGGATCGGCAGCAGCCAATGTTACCGCACAATATACCATGGCTATTATGCTGTTTGTGTACATCCGGTATAAAGGTCTTCATAAGGACACTTGGCATG GCTTGTCCATGGATTGTCTACAGGACTGGGGTGATTTTATGTGGCTGGGCATTCCGGGAATTTTAATGCTGAGTGCAGAGTGGTGGGTTTTTGAGCTGGGTGCATTTTTAGCAG GGCTGATAAATGAAACTGAGCTGGCATCCCAGTCAGTTACTTTTGAACTGGCAAATCTTGCATTGATG TTTTCTCTAGGCTTCAGTGTGGCAGGCGGTGTGAGAGTGGGAAATGCTCTGGGGGCTGGAAGCCCTGAACAGGCCAAGCTGTCTGCCAAGATCTCAATAGCCTGCGCAG TCTGTGTCTCAGTGTGCTTGGCAGTTATCATTGGCAGTAGCAAAGATGACATTTCTTACATCTTCTCAAATGATCA ACAGGTTAGAGAGAGAGTCAGTAGAATAATGGTGCTGTATGCCCCTTTCAGTCTTCTTGATGCAACAGCA GCAGCTGCTGGGAGTATTATCAGAGGCCTAGGAAAGCAGGTGATTGGGGCAGCTGGGAGCCTGGTCGGATATTATGGCATAGGCGTTACTATTGGTGTGTCTCTGATGTTTGCAGCTAAATTGGGCATATTTG GCTTTTGGACTGGCCTTTTAACTTGTGTGTTCCTGCAGTCAGTTTTCTTCATAGTTTTCTTAATAAAGGTAAACTGGGTGAAAGCTGCAGAGGAG GCACAGATCAGAGCTGGAATTCAGATGTACTCCACAAATAATG ATGCACTGCAGCAGGCTGAGAATGTAGAGATGAATGTCTTAGGCCTTCACACTGACACTGAGACGCTGGCGGAGAATCTGCCCAACTCTACAGCGAGGAACGCACTACCTTTAGGGGTCTTGGTGTTCCGAAGAGGCCTGACTCTGCTGGTTATGTTCATTATTCTGGCTGCAGGGATTGCTTTAAGTGTAATTGTGAAGAGGTAG